ttttcttctcctACCTCCTCTCTGTCCAACTTTTAcggacaaaaaataaatcaaacactCCCAACTTAGTCCAAAACCCAAATCTAAAATCCCCACCCCTACACCTCTCCACTCCATCATTTTCCATTGATGTCCACCCCCAATGCTGATTTCGACGTGAAGTTGTCTCTGTGCCTGACCATCACATTCCCTCCGCTAAGGCCTTCTTCTTTGCTGCCGGCAACGTTATCCCCAATCCCATGATCCTTGTCTCCAACTTCTTCGGCTTTGACGACCTCAACCCCATGACCATGACCCTCTATTGAGGCCTTCTTCTCCATTGATTTTTGGTTGCATTACCTTCATTTTCAAATCTATTTtgtaatttcttcaaaaaagcCTCTTAGACATGATTTTtgtatttagttttaaatttgttcaatatttggttttttaatttctttgatttcttatatttgttttataatttgttcAAGGTAAACTCTTAGGCAGTGGCGAACCTAGGTTCATTTGAGGGGTGCACTTGCAccccctcattttttaaaatttatcaaatttataaataaaattttatattttgtattttattttatttatatttacataattaaactccctaattttattttttataatttgcaccCACTAATTTAGGGTTTTGGATCTTTCACTATTCTTAGGTTTGATTGTTATTGATATTTAAATGTGGGAAGAGTGGTGGTTGTTTGGAGGTGTGGAGGGGATTGGAGAGAAGAAGTGGAAAGAGAGGGAGGAGCAAATatgggaaagaaagaaaaaataaaatttgatttttgaatttatagACTTGTCGTTACTTTTGTCGTCAATGCTTCCTCGTTGTTGTTTatagagaagaaggaaaaaagaaaaaaacaagcaTAATGATTTTATAATGCTTTTTagttatcaatatttttattttattaacagtgTTAAATATGAATGAACGAAAGAATcattttgaatcaatttaaaaagataaataattaaaatgaattttttaaaagataaatgatcaaattaaataaagataaagaatcaaaatggttatttaatcaaaattgtaagtgtttttatctttctatctaatcaaaattacattatttattagtaattttgttattaagtgaaattttaattttaattaaaaattgacatcaaattaatttctattaccgtgcctaattttttttatctcttaattaaaataagataaaaattgcGTGCATGATTAAAGTTACGAGTGACGAGTATAAAAGCAAGCGGCCAACAGAAAAGAGCCACATAATGAAGAACATGAAAACTTTAGCCACACAGTAGAGGCCCTTTGCATTCCCTTGTAAACAATTGTCATAAAAAGAGAGACCAATCGTAATGGAAAATTTGTAATTGCAAAGCATATGGTTCTGTCCCTAATTCCCACTTGCGCACACCTATACACAGAGAAACAAAGTGTGGAcaatattcaatatttaatCCATTTGATTTGATGTAACATTACATTAGTAACTACTTTcggtgtttttaaaattttctttgttattttgcttttctttttttatgcatattttgCATTGAGAAATTCTTATAGTAACACATTATTTATAAATGCAAACAATTAAGAGAGgggtaaaataattattttaatattatataattatatattaaaaaaatatgcataggtaaaaaaatgtatttcacaaataaaaacttatattttgtaatataatttcatcaaatttaatttggccgaataaaaatcatgaaataaaatattatatataaattcaattaataacattaaaatcgtgaaaaataacaatatatatttatataaatattatactaaTACTAATACAATTAACGAAGAAGAGGTGTGAGGGCAATAATAAGTCTTCTTTTCGTTAATAGTATCAATTACGTTTGGGGAAAGGGATACTAGGTGTTAGACATAGAAAACAATGGATTTTTTGTAAGATCGAATGACAGAAGAATATCGGGTGCAATACTgtaatttactaaaaaatatagagaatgtaagtataatttattattattattattattattggattagcttgaattaaaaaaataaagccaaccattaaattaaaaaatcaaaacaaagaaaacggttttgatcattttaaacttaaaaagttcaatcatattttgtttgaattcaCCAATAATTTAGACATCAACACTCCTCTCTACCACTTGCATCTAATATATATTCCGCTAGTTAATTAGTATTAATACTGCtactgttttatatatatatatatatatatatatatatatatatatgggttaaatatatttttggtcgttgataaatacatattttttgtgtttgattcttgataatttttttttttggatcaaatccttaatatttcaaaatttttgcctTATGTTCCTGTTGTTAGTCCGTAATCATTAATGGTCTACGTGGTCGTTAATCGACCACACAAGCATACCACATGTGATTTTTCTTTGATTAGGATTACAcgtggaaaaatatttttttaaaaagtacaaAACGACGTCATTttgaatgtttaattttttttttcttccttttctcaaTCTGTTGCCCCTTTCTTTGTTGAGATAAATCTACAGAGAAAACTCTAGAGACATTTCCTCTTCCTctccttttccttcttcttgttcttcttcttcttcttctggttCTACCAAGACAAGGGCATGATTAAGCTGCAATTGAAACGTGTTCATGTCCTCCATGGTTGTGGACAAAAGACGTTGGAGAGAGGTCATggttgaaaaagaaaagtttagaGTCACATATGTCATGGTTCGATGAGAACAAAACGTAGGAAACAAAAGAAGGCAAAACATAGCAAATCTCACTCTCACTCACAATAAGCAAAACAAGAGTGCAAACCAAAGCACTTGAGTCAAACTCACAACAAGCTAGAGAGAGGGTTGGGTATCAAAGCTTGATAGACTGAACGCACACCACAGACACAATAGCAAACAATTGTAGCAAAGAGAGGGTCAAGTCAAGACTGAGAGAGACCAAAAAGAGAGTATGAGAGAATTGAAGAGGGGGAAAGAGAAAAGCTGGGCAGTGTTCATCTAGGTCTGAAAATGGGGGAgaagtataaaatattaatttatgacaaCCAAAAAATAGGTTAAACAAACTTGGGGGCAAACCGGATCTGCAACCCGAGCCAAAAAAACCTAACTAGCaagattggaaaaaaaaacatccaatttcaaaattttaatatagtctAACTTCAATCTTCAATCCCATCGCTTCACGATTTTCCTCACAACTGAGCTTGAAAGCAAGAAGCAAGATCGTGAAATCATGAGAGTTCACAATTTTACTTGCAATCCTGACAACACAGGCTACGGGAGAAGATGTTGGCGAAGGAGAAGGTCATCGAGGACAAataggagaaagaagaaagggGCAAGACGACGTCATTTTGTAACCTCATGTAGGATTACAGGTGTTCAAAAAACACACATTGCAGAATAAAAagatctattttatatttaaatatattataaacagaTGACATATTAAAAATGTACATGTTGATGGGCTCTTAAAGCATAAAAATTCTTCAATAGTATGAAGGTTCTACGTGTATCCACACCGAGACTGACATCTATTCGTCAACAACTTTGACAGGTGGAAAAATAAGAATAGagaagtgatattttttttggatcttTCAATGTGCAGCCCAAGGCTCTATTTATAGTACGCTAAAGATACCAAATTtctgatcaaatcaaaatcattattgatagtatcctttttttaactatattatttcttgttactttttattgctaaccatttagaaattaaaattgaaataataattgatcaAGTCAAACTTGTATATAGCCGCCTTTTCAACCCAAattccaaatacaaaatcatacatgtttgtttctcttttttcacaaaatctttcatattatttatattttcagtgctagcaaaaatataatattccaccttttgaaatcaattaatcatttggtcatattaaattctctagtttaattaatcatcaaatattaaaataatttctttaacataTATTAGAACACTCATTTGTGTGCGACCACGTAGGTTCAATACTAAACcggtaatatattaattaaattaatatactaaGCAAGGTAAGTGTCTAGCAACACTCTTTAACTTCCAGATAGCATAAAGTAacattttactttcaagaaTCATTAGAAGAATAGTGTAATAATTTCTCCCGTCTTTACAACTTTgggttaactctagagtatgATATTACTGTCAAACCCTTTTGAGTTAACtcataatgacttaagaaacttattttcttctttcatttaatttttctggtcaggatataattttattcatagagctcaaactcattaTCAAGAGTTGATGaattccttcttgattaatcatcAATTCAAAaggtatttaatcatatccaatatcCATTCAACAAGTGCTCTAAAGCATTAGCTGTTCGgaatcaaaatacaacaaataacctgttaattactatgacaatTTCAGGTCAAAGAAAGCTATTATACCGCTTCTTGAGAATTTTATATTGAcagtttataataaattttaatcattagaaaatttcaattgagtcagttcaatgatcacatcaacatgtaactcatctatatatgcaaaataataaatgagatttattaatatttatccaataaatactatcacatatatattaatctatccgAATTATTGATATCCTATTTACAATAATCCTATAATCAAGAacgatttagattaaaattagaacaaacttgtttctcattattataatctctattataataataagtctttaattttaatcaaaaacattatcaaatggactatttaatcaaataatgaaatatgacaattaaaataaaataatattttattattaaaattacaattgatTACATGATTACTTGAATTGCGGGTATACAAATTTATTCCTAACACCTCATGCATGTGAGGATCCGGGTACATGTTCGGACAACACGCTCTGTTCGCAACAGGGTTAATTAagctgttttttttgttttcttgtcctTTTTTAAGTTATAGTTTCTAGAGACTGTTACTTAGTTTTGTTCCTGTAAAAGGTTGCTGAACCTGTCATGCATGACACTTATGTTGTATTGTGTTATTTTGTGTGTACCTTGTACCTCTCTACGTACTCGATCACATGTCAATAATAATCTCTTTAATTATGAGAGAAAGAATACATAAATGTCATTGAAAAGTTTATCATGCAGTTAAGGATGCTATACCTTACGTGAGTCTGCATCCACTTTGTGGATATAGAGATTGACTAATTTCACCCACGTTCGGTTGTTTTGTTACATATGAACATTTTATACAGAAAAGGTGGCCGACATTAAGAATGAATGCTTACCAaacctttcttttatttgtttatgccTTTTGGAAGtaactaaaaacatatgcaCCAGTTAGCTATCATGGCATTGTACGTGAAATTAATTaaggagaaaaggaaaataaataaaaagaaagaaatttgtgGCTCAAACAAAGTACTTATCTCTAAAGGCGACGTGGATTTTCCACCGAATAACAGTTAAGACGTACCAGATTCCAACACACTATGGTGTTGTACCATCTTACTAGCTAAAATGGTGGTGGATATGACCAGTTGTTCACAGCAAAATCTAACAAAATCTTGAATCTATTACAAATTTGTCTCCGTGAAAATTTATTCGAAGAAACCACGGTGCCATTAATGGGCAATGGACAAGGAACAAGAGCTAAAAGGATATTAATGGCAAAAGTTATGGTGGGAGTAAAAATGTACCAAGAGCAGAATAAGGACGATCAGATTTGTGGTCGGATACATTTCCTCTTAATTAGAGCTGGCCCTATAAAATTATGAGCTTCAtggaagaaattttttaatgctGCTATAGactatagtgtttttttttttttctcgatgGAGAGCCACTCAAAActttaaaacataaaagttCATGACCTACACAATAATAATGTTCCGTTGGCATACAAATGAGATACATGAAAGGATTCATTATGGGATAAATGAGAATGTATTTTCTCATATCAAATTTTTACCTGATATTATCATGTGaaaattgtttctatttttttttctatcaattctaataaattttaaattaatagtaCATGTATTGATAATAATGTAAAGGTAATTTATTCTGTAAATTTGATGAattggtgatttttttaatttttaattcacaaTGTAAAAACTTCTATATCAATAAAACATGAGTAGTAAACTCataaattttgattgaattctactttctaaaatttataaactaataaatacaatttttctACGTGTTATCATATGAAAAATTTGCGTGAAAGGATTCATCCCTAGAGCCGGGAGTGAATTCTCTTCCCTTATTGGCTAGTTAGGATTAGACATCACTTCACTTTGTCTGGTGCTGTTTTTGTCTTTCACAATGTGTATGTCTGTTGAATGTTAGATATTCCTTACTGTCCTTAATATGACGGGATCATTTACTCGGTTATAGCATAACTCAAGACATAATGAGGATGTTGCGAGAAATTGGCTAAAGCTAAACCAAGACAAGACCATCGATTGCATGCAATCGCCATTCGCAAAGAGCAAGAAGCATTATAGTTCCTTTTAAATGGTACATGGAAAGACTGCTATTAACTCGGGCTCAGCTTGACATGGATCCATTTTGGTTGGTTCCAGTGAAGTCTTGGGAGCATTATACTTCCTTTTTGTTCTTCACACCTCtacttttgatattattttatatattttcaacaGAGGAGCATTAGCATTTAGCAATACACTATTTATTTGTTGCTAAATtttattaggaattataaaattatgagtaaAACTCATTAAATATGAAGTGAGACCAACgattttttttgtgcttttgcaataaaattcaattaatggCAAAGAgtgtattaagaaaaaaaagtgttaacatttttctttaccAAATATCCATCTCCTTTATTACCTTCGCacctatatattttttgtgtgaaTGTTATGGAAATTAGTCTTTGTAATATAGTTATGCTCTAATACATTATggaaactaattttcttaattcataagaacataaatatataacaaaaactaGATTTCGTGAAGGATATTTTtgtgaaacaaaatataaaagaaggcAAGCAGTGCAAAGAGCAAAAAAGGTATTAATTGTTGCCTCTCgatcaaatgaaaataaatagttaGTTGGCCTTACTCAATATTGGATAAACTTTGAATCTAATTAGAGGTGTAAAAACAAATTGAACTCAACGGGCCAACTTGCCGAGCCCACCTAACCGGACAACCTAATAAGATACCGATGAGACGAGATAGGTTAGTCCCTTGGGTCAatatgttttcttaaaaaaaaatgtaaaaatgtatgtgaacaaaaaaaataagtatttaaaaatagtatcacttaaaatagaaaattattctGATAAATTATCTTTATCCAGTATTTTAGTacacatattacacaaaataaaatttaattattatataattaaaatttagatcAAATGATCTATTTTgtcattaatcttattttttttgttcatcctttattttttcacttggatccttcatctttctaaattgattcaaaatgGTCCTTCCACttatctaaaattaatattattaatgaaataaagatATTGACGATTAAAAGTTAtcataaaaatgtaaattttttgcTCTTCATCTTCCTTCTCCTTTGCAAACCCAAGATCCTAATATTATTTCTTGTTCCTCTTAAATCTCAGGCTTTATGATCCATCACATGTCATGTAtagcaaattcaaaatcaaattatttctcATTTCCAAAACACATCAAACTTAATGACAACTACAAGAACTCAAGTCTAGCATTTGAAATTACCTATAAACTATAATAATAGGTGTGCATGTATATCCTTTAACAAATTCACAAAAAATTGATagttcaaaataaaaagttaaaaaaatcccaaaatttGATTCATGCATTCAAAGCCCCCAAAAcccaaaatcaaattattaaacCTAACAAATAAACCTCAAAcaataaaacaataacatatTAGAGAATTTGAGGTTGAGGAGGAAAGGGTCAGTGGTGGTGGTGATCATGAAATTATATGCTGTGACTTGTCGCCACTGACAGTGCTAGCGAAGGAAGAACAACCTTGGTAGGGACAATATCTTGAACCTGCCGTGAAGTGTGACCACCGAGCTTGCCGATGTTAGCTTCTGCAGGCTCACATTTGTGACCATTTCATTGGTGTTGAGGATACAAATCCCTCGTTAGTGATAACACACGTAGCTAGCAATGATTTCAAAGACATTGTAGTTGTTGCCAACTTTAAGGATGTAGACGCGGAGTGTGTTGGTGCTCTCCCGTGTTATAATGACGGGTGACTTCGACTATTTCTTCTTGGACCCCTTCGTAGATCACCGTTTTTGCTACCCCACCACGTGGAGGTATAGTACTAATACTAAGGAGTTAGTGTTTTGGGATTAGGAATTTGAGGGAAGATTTTGGACTGTGTAggtagaagaagagaaaagagaaaggaaaattgATAAACACATCTTTAGTGGTTTTTAGTCGtcaatatttgtaatttttaactttaatttttcatgGACGGAATGACTATTTTGaacctatttaaaaaaaataaaaagtcaaaataaacttttaaaagataaaagattaaattgaaccaaataaataatataaaggatcaaataaatcaattgaatttaaaatttataataaataagtgttttatatatataaattagaatatacaATTTAGATTTTAGAAAATGGGAAGAATTTGGACCATAAGTCCATGACAAAAGGACGCCCGTGCACAATGGCTCATTAGTTATTCTCCAATCTTAGAAAATCAGGGTCAAGAATTCTTCACCAGTAGTCACCACTTAGCACCACCACTGCAATTCCTTTCGGCAACTCGCGAACTGCCACTCGATATACCTGACGGAGgtaattttctctctctttcttcaatCGTTTGCAAGCTGTTACTATTACTTAACACCTATATTAATATGTATAGTTCAGTTACTGcgtttcatatttttaatatgctCAATTCGATGTGTTATTATCAGGATTTGAAAGCATCACTTTCTTTTCGGTTTTCTTTAGTTTTGTGATGAACTGTTGGTAATGAGTCATAGATGATAATTTAGCAAAATTAGAATCAGGATTTTGATTGAGGGGGAATGTAGACATATATCTAAATGCTGTCTCTGTTCTCATGTGAGGAATGCGTTATCTTCTATTAGCTGCGTATAAGTTTGctcaatgcttttttgtattgATAGTGATGCTGGAGGAATTGAAAAAGCAATGTAAAGGTAGCATTAGAATTAGTTTTTAGCATTAATTTTCAAGCAATTAAGTGCATTGCCCAAAAAAGGCTGGGAAAAAGCCAGAGTAAATGTGCACTGCTTCACTTGAATGATGGAAATTGCttattggattttattttattttttactctggcttgttctttgattgggaaAAAGCAAGAGTTGGGGGTGTtcaacatttattaatttttaatgggaaaaaaaaagaattacttTAGTGAATCTGAATTGTATATGGTACTAACAAGTAACATCTGATTTTGGGAATTGTGTACATTCTTACTTGTCattaatttgttttcaatttagaaTTGACTCAACCCTCAACTTATTAAGGATCTTCTTGGATGAATGAGGATGAAATCCATGTAGAAGTCTTTTGATCAGAATTGGATAGACACACCAGAGTGCTTGGGTATGGGGATGTTGCTACCCCAACAGATATGTACGGCTCTAAATCTTCATCTTCTGCCATTTGTGATCTGCTCATAAAACTTCAGGATAAGTTCATTGTAAGTTGTCAAATGAAGGTGAAATTTGTTGAAGACATAGAACTGTCAAACATCAAAATCTATCTCTTGAGCTGagatttttaatattcttttatgaGTCGTAATATACCTCATGCTGAACTGCCTTCCAAGATTCAGATGTATTTCTTTCTTGTATTCTTTGCCCAAATTGTCCTACAATATAAAGCAAATTCATGCCCAATTAATCACTAATGGCCTGAAATCTCCCACCTTCTGGGCCAAGTTAATTGAGCGTTATTGTGGCTCACCAGATCAACACATTGCCAGTAATGCACATTTGGTGTTCCAGTACTTTGACAAGCCAGATTTGTTTCTCTTCAATACTTTGATAAGATGTGTGCAACCCAATGATTCTATTCTTATTTTCCAAAATGAGTTTTCTAGGGGACTCATGTGTTTTGACGAGTACACTTACAATTTTGTTCTTGGAGCCTGTGCTCGCTCTCCTTCAGCTTCAACGTTATGGGTTGGTAGACAACTACATGCTAGGATTGTAAAACATGGGGTTGAGTCAAATATTTTGGTTCCGACTACCAAAATATACTTTTATGCGAGCAACAAAGACATTATCTCAGCCCGAAGagtgtttgatgaaatgccGAGAAGAAGCACTGTTACCTGGAATGCTATGATAACAGGTTATTCTTCCCAAAAAGAAGGAAACAAGAAATATGCTCTCAATGCGTTGTCTTTGTTTATTGACATGCTGGTTGATGTAAGTGTAATTAAACCAACGGGTACAACTATAGTTTCTGTGCTTTCAGCAGTTTCTCAAATTGGTATGCTGGAAACTGGTGCATGCATACATGGTTTTGCAGAAAAGACAGTGTGTACTCCTGAAGATGATGTGTTTATAGGCACTGGGCTTGTTGATATGTACTCAAAATGTGGATGTCTTGATAGTGCCTTGTCTGTTTTCTGGCGAATGAACCAGAAGAATATCTTGACTTGGACGGCAATGACTACTAGCCTAGCCATCCACGGGAAAGGAAAACAAGCCTTGGAGGTTTTATATAAAATGGGAGCTTATGGTGTGAAGCCAAATGAAGCAACTTTTACTAGCTTCTTGTCAGCTTGTTGTCATGGTGggcttgttgaagaaggcctaATATTATTCCATGAAATGAAGAGAACATTTGGCATGATGCCTCAGATAAAACATTATGGTTGCATTGTTGACCTTCTTGGCCGTGCTGGAAATTTAGAAGAAGCCTATGATTTTATCATGCGGATGCCAATTAATCCTGATGCTGTAATATGGAGGAGTTTGCTGGGTGCATGCAAGATTCACGGGGATGTTGTGATGGGAGAGAAGGTGGGGAAGTTTCTTCTCCAGTTAGAAGAGTGGAGTTCTGCAGAGTCTCCAAAGAGCGAGGACTACATAGCTCTGTCCAATGTTTATGCTTTAGCAGAAAAGTGGGATGACGTTGAAATTGTAAGGAAAACAATGAAAGCTAAGGGTATTTTGAGTAAAGCTGGTTCTAGTGCTGTTCAAACTGTCAGCATGgctctaattaaaaatttatttctgattcctttcaaaaaattatgttagCAAGACAATAAACCCAACAGACAAAAAAATTCCTGGAGTAGCTGAGACTAAAAGCAATAGTATAGAAATAGCGGCAATGACAAGTATACAGTTTAcggaaaaatacttttaatcaaGAGATTGGAAATGTGCGATGTTCTAACAGCAGTATACAAGGATGTACCATGTATAACTGATGCCCAAGTATGATACTAACAGAAGTGCTGTTTTTCAGCTTTCATCATTTATTAGTTGCTGGTTTCATTAGCTTTCTGCTTTCACATGACTCTGTCTGTAGAAAAAAACCTAAAGAGGGAGGATTTTGAGGCTGAGCATTTGATAAAATCAACAGAGGTTGTACTAATGGCCCTTCAGCAGGATAATCACACATTTCCTCCCTGTAAGTCTTTTCTCTTTATGCCCAAGTATTTTCGGATGACACCCTTGCAAAAAGGTAGTTTGAGCTCTCAATAAAATAAACCCTTAATTATGGAAGGAGAGAAgacaatgtaaatttagatcaTAGGAAGCTAAGTGTAATAATTCATGTTTAATCCTGATTAGAAAAACTTTTGCAACAGCCTAATGCACACCAGTCTCATAACCTCTTTAAACATATCTATCTcatgaaaagaataaaatataatataatataaacctTTCCATTGCATGGACTGAAAAACCATAAATCAATTTGGGTTCCAAAATTTAACATGAAGCAGTGAAGCAATTTCTTGAGGGCTCACCTTCTATTAGCATCAAATTGCGTCATTTTCTTCTGCCTTCTTAAATATAGTTAAATTTCAAAATCCATATCATAAAATGTTTATCATTGTACATCAGTCTTAATCAAACTAAAAACTATATGGAAAGtgttaaatttagttattttatgcttagtgatatgttaaaattaagtgcaataattttgaatttgaaagtcctatactattttaaaaagttcaGAATGATGGTTTAGTGTGACATCGAtcctatataatatattatcttaTGATAAATCATATTTTACCCCTTATTCAAATAGGATCATGATATCTACCATTAGATTACACTAAACTAAGATTAGGAAGACAAATCTAAAATCCAATCCAACTTAAGTTAGGATTTACCGATTTAGCGCCTTAATCATTCATGTAACAACATTTTCCCATAATTGATGGAAGAATCACAGCTAGGCATTTGGAGAATATTTTTCTCactaaagtaaaaaatagtAAGCATCCGTGGTTTATGGAAACTAACCATGGATCATCCTTAACCAACTAAACCAATTGAAATGGAACTAGCTTGATTTGATTACAACAAGACTAATTAACCTAGGAAACTTAGTTTTGACCATTTTTGTGTTTAGAAATTGAACCATAATAACCTAAGGAAAGCCTAGTTACAGTCTAACCAAAATTGAAGCAATCTAGTTACATGGCAATCATATGTCTTAGATTTCAACCAAATGGAACCAATTTCACTTTCACCGTGATATGGTATCATGGTGGGCTGTAAAAGCCGTGTGAACCATAATTTTCAGTTCCAGACAATCCTAGTAGACGTGCAAGGCCATCTAAGGCACTTAAAGGCCAGTTTGACTCCAAACCAAACTGACTAAGGTAAGCTTCCTAACCTAGATTGATTCTACAAATTGAATTATATCAAAAAACGAAATCACATCCATTTGGTCCCCATTTCACTGAACTCGCTATGAACTTTTCAAAGCcttctctcttccttttcaaCTTGAACATCAAAGGAGACCCAGAATCCAACAACCTTGTAATCTTTTTACATAACTTTGAAAGTTCTACCACTTAACCAAGCCTTTTCTTCTAATTAACCAATGTAGGGAAGAAAGTCTTTTATCGTGCTTAGAAAAGTGAAAATATAATTGTCACAGGGTGGACCTAACCCTATCTTGTTTGGCTTTTTACTAATATGTGCTAATTCttcaactaattttcttatacactgctattaacttttataatttgtttccaacttttatatttacattattaaccttatttaattaatgaaaaaggtATGTACAACACAATTTAGAGAACACTTTGTTCGTTGAGTTGCCTATCTTTTTTTGTTGActt
The nucleotide sequence above comes from Glycine soja cultivar W05 chromosome 11, ASM419377v2, whole genome shotgun sequence. Encoded proteins:
- the LOC114374400 gene encoding pentatricopeptide repeat-containing protein At3g18970-like, with product MLNCLPRFRCISFLYSLPKLSYNIKQIHAQLITNGLKSPTFWAKLIERYCGSPDQHIASNAHLVFQYFDKPDLFLFNTLIRCVQPNDSILIFQNEFSRGLMCFDEYTYNFVLGACARSPSASTLWVGRQLHARIVKHGVESNILVPTTKIYFYASNKDIISARRVFDEMPRRSTVTWNAMITGYSSQKEGNKKYALNALSLFIDMLVDVSVIKPTGTTIVSVLSAVSQIGMLETGACIHGFAEKTVCTPEDDVFIGTGLVDMYSKCGCLDSALSVFWRMNQKNILTWTAMTTSLAIHGKGKQALEVLYKMGAYGVKPNEATFTSFLSACCHGGLVEEGLILFHEMKRTFGMMPQIKHYGCIVDLLGRAGNLEEAYDFIMRMPINPDAVIWRSLLGACKIHGDVVMGEKVGKFLLQLEEWSSAESPKSEDYIALSNVYALAEKWDDVEIVRKTMKAKGILSKAGSSAVQTVSMALIKNLFLIPFKKLC